The following are encoded in a window of Staphylococcus piscifermentans genomic DNA:
- the pfkB gene encoding 1-phosphofructokinase, translating to MIYTVTFNPSIDYVMKVADFATGGLNRANATYKFAGGKGINVSRVLKTLNTDSTALGFIGGFPGAFIKNALESAQIPTGFIEVEEDTRINVKLKSGQETEINANGPAISEEAFQSLLSQIKQTSAEDTVVVAGSVPKSIPDDAYVQIAQITKETGAKLVVDAEKHLVEAVLPYHPFFIKPNKDELEVMFNTQIKSDADVVRFGTEILAKGAHAVIVSLGGDGAIYIDDKHQIKAEVPTGEVINTVGSGDSTVAGMIAGLENGMNVPEAFRNAVASGTATAFSDDLAGKADIEAVREKIVLTDLEKE from the coding sequence ATGATATATACGGTAACATTCAATCCGTCTATTGATTATGTAATGAAAGTTGCTGATTTTGCCACAGGAGGGCTTAATCGCGCAAATGCAACTTACAAATTTGCTGGAGGCAAAGGTATTAATGTTTCTCGAGTATTGAAAACTTTAAATACGGATTCCACAGCTTTAGGTTTTATCGGAGGTTTTCCGGGTGCATTTATTAAAAATGCTTTGGAAAGTGCGCAAATTCCGACAGGCTTCATTGAAGTAGAAGAAGATACAAGAATCAATGTGAAATTAAAGTCAGGACAAGAAACAGAAATTAACGCTAATGGGCCCGCTATCTCAGAAGAAGCTTTCCAATCTTTACTTTCTCAAATTAAACAAACTTCAGCAGAAGACACAGTTGTGGTAGCAGGCAGCGTGCCTAAGAGTATCCCGGATGATGCTTATGTGCAAATTGCACAAATCACGAAAGAAACAGGCGCGAAGTTAGTAGTAGATGCAGAGAAACATTTGGTAGAAGCGGTATTACCTTACCATCCTTTCTTTATAAAACCGAATAAAGATGAGTTGGAAGTAATGTTCAATACACAAATTAAATCAGATGCAGATGTAGTGCGTTTCGGTACAGAGATATTGGCGAAGGGTGCACATGCAGTCATTGTATCTCTCGGCGGTGATGGAGCGATTTATATTGATGATAAACATCAAATCAAAGCTGAAGTTCCGACAGGTGAAGTAATCAATACTGTCGGCTCTGGTGACAGCACAGTGGCTGGTATGATTGCAGGTCTAGAAAATGGAATGAACGTACCAGAAGCATTTCGCAATGCAGTTGCCTCAGGTACCGCAACCGCATTCAGTGATGATTTAGCTGGAAAGGCAGACATCGAAGCAGTAAGGGAAAAAATAGTTTTGACGGACTTGGAAAAGGAGTGA
- a CDS encoding DeoR/GlpR family DNA-binding transcription regulator translates to MITEKRFEVIINLLKEKEFLTLQELIEMTGCSASTIRRDLSKLQHQGKLQRVHGGATLKTTSLSEPKLSEKKGRNTQEKREIAKAAALKVEDNDCIYIDAGSSTYEMINYITAQNIVAVTNGLTHVEALLQKGFKTIVIGGEVKPNTLAAVGPKAIETIKRYHFDKVFIGMNGVDLEKGLSTPDEQEAYVKETAMQSGGQIFILLDSSKFAHTYFANVHLPKQKQALIVTSNKALQRQDIKAYHKQFVLEGGQS, encoded by the coding sequence ATGATTACGGAAAAAAGATTTGAGGTCATTATCAATTTATTAAAGGAGAAAGAATTTCTGACTTTGCAAGAATTGATTGAGATGACAGGCTGCAGTGCTTCCACTATTCGCCGCGATTTATCTAAGTTGCAGCATCAAGGTAAACTGCAACGTGTACATGGCGGTGCTACTTTAAAGACAACTTCACTCAGTGAACCTAAATTGTCTGAGAAGAAAGGACGCAATACACAAGAAAAAAGAGAAATTGCGAAAGCAGCTGCTCTGAAAGTGGAAGATAATGACTGTATCTATATTGATGCCGGTTCATCAACTTATGAAATGATCAACTATATCACCGCTCAAAATATCGTCGCCGTAACTAACGGACTGACTCATGTAGAAGCATTATTACAAAAAGGGTTTAAAACTATCGTCATCGGTGGAGAAGTTAAGCCGAATACTTTGGCGGCAGTTGGTCCGAAAGCTATAGAAACAATAAAAAGATATCATTTCGACAAAGTTTTTATTGGTATGAATGGTGTGGATTTAGAGAAAGGGCTGTCTACGCCTGATGAACAAGAAGCTTATGTGAAAGAAACGGCCATGCAATCGGGAGGACAAATCTTTATTTTACTCGATTCATCCAAATTCGCGCATACTTACTTCGCAAACGTTCATTTGCCAAAACAAAAACAAGCTTTGATTGTAACTTCCAACAAAGCATTGCAACGCCAAGATATCAAAGCCTATCATAAACAATTCGTATTAGAAGGAGGACAATCATGA
- the ybaK gene encoding Cys-tRNA(Pro) deacylase: MKQKKTNAMRILENEGIQYEVRTFKMGKTHIEGQEVAKLIDASPEQVFKTLVFINNDGDPYVFVIPVEGNLNMKHAAQAVKEKKLHLLPLQDLTKVTGYIRGGCSPVGMKHLYPTVIDQSAEQQETIFVSGGQRGVQMEVDVQDLAKVTNATLADVANHHMD; this comes from the coding sequence ATGAAACAGAAGAAAACAAATGCGATGCGTATTTTAGAAAATGAGGGCATTCAGTATGAAGTACGCACCTTTAAAATGGGAAAAACGCATATAGAAGGACAAGAAGTGGCTAAATTAATCGATGCTTCACCGGAACAAGTTTTCAAAACGTTAGTGTTTATCAATAATGATGGTGATCCGTATGTATTTGTGATTCCAGTTGAAGGAAATTTAAATATGAAACATGCGGCTCAAGCGGTTAAAGAGAAAAAACTGCATTTGCTTCCGCTTCAAGACCTTACTAAAGTAACAGGTTATATCCGTGGCGGTTGCTCGCCCGTAGGTATGAAACATCTTTATCCTACTGTCATTGATCAGTCTGCTGAGCAACAGGAAACAATCTTTGTCAGTGGCGGACAGCGCGGCGTTCAAATGGAAGTGGATGTACAAGATTTAGCAAAAGTAACTAATGCGACATTAGCTGATGTCGCCAATCATCATATGGATTAA
- a CDS encoding lactate/malate family dehydrogenase, whose protein sequence is MTKLGIIGTGRVGSQVLTDAQYLGVFSEIVLIDTNKDLAHGEALDHHHLQGLNHTHHIKTYEGSYQDLADAEIVIVSASAPATPDMADRTLLTRANSSIIHSVFEQLNQVTQEAVVIVISNPVDAMTYLGQTSGYPAEKVIGTGTILESSRFRTLIADHYKVDPKNVEAFLLGEHGSHGVPIWSRVRIHGIELEEFESLTGNTPIDKNAISKRIDEVSFEVFQKKGWTNSAISRAAVQLAHAILLNEQSIEPVSAAVHGEYEFEEGALSLLSLISREGIVKRLPIQLEEAELQQLTAAHHFIQQAIEQALKELKL, encoded by the coding sequence ATGACAAAGTTAGGAATTATCGGAACAGGACGTGTAGGTAGCCAAGTATTGACGGATGCACAGTATCTAGGTGTTTTTTCAGAAATTGTTTTAATAGATACCAATAAAGATTTAGCACATGGGGAAGCATTAGACCATCATCACTTACAGGGACTGAATCACACGCATCATATCAAGACATATGAGGGTAGTTATCAAGATTTGGCGGATGCAGAAATAGTGATTGTTTCTGCAAGCGCACCTGCTACTCCAGATATGGCAGATCGTACCCTATTGACACGGGCGAATAGTTCAATTATTCATTCAGTATTTGAACAGCTGAATCAAGTAACGCAAGAAGCTGTTGTTATAGTGATTTCAAATCCTGTAGATGCGATGACTTACTTAGGACAGACATCAGGTTATCCTGCTGAAAAGGTTATCGGTACAGGAACAATCTTAGAATCTTCAAGATTCAGAACTTTAATTGCAGATCATTACAAAGTGGATCCGAAAAATGTAGAAGCATTTCTATTAGGTGAACATGGCTCGCATGGCGTACCGATTTGGAGCAGGGTAAGAATCCATGGTATTGAGTTAGAGGAGTTTGAAAGCTTAACAGGCAACACACCAATAGATAAGAATGCAATCTCCAAACGTATTGACGAAGTATCATTCGAAGTCTTCCAGAAAAAAGGATGGACGAATTCAGCTATTTCGAGAGCGGCTGTACAACTCGCACATGCTATTTTGCTCAATGAACAAAGCATTGAACCAGTCAGTGCAGCGGTGCATGGGGAATATGAATTTGAAGAAGGAGCGCTCAGCTTACTGTCCTTAATCTCTAGAGAGGGAATTGTAAAACGCTTACCAATTCAATTGGAAGAAGCGGAACTTCAACAATTAACAGCTGCGCATCATTTCATTCAACAAGCTATCGAACAAGCACTGAAAGAGTTGAAATTATGA
- a CDS encoding MetQ/NlpA family ABC transporter substrate-binding protein — protein MKKIISLFALLAVIFILAACGQSKSAENKKITVAASPAPHGEVLEHAKEEMKKKGYDLEIKVVNDYKVPNKLLDKGDIDANLFQHVPYLNAEKKSHGYKIEEVGKVFTTPMGVYSKKYKNIKDIPDGSTIYVSNNPAEEGRFLSFFVNEGLVKLKKGVKIEDAKFDDIVENKKHLKFNNQQGAEFLPKTYKSGEGAAVIMNSNYAMDNGLKPSKDAIVMEDKSSPFANILAVKEGHKNDKKFQELIKVLQSKDMKNFIEKKYGKDVVPYEAK, from the coding sequence ATGAAGAAAATCATAAGTTTGTTTGCATTGTTAGCAGTCATCTTTATACTTGCGGCGTGCGGTCAAAGCAAAAGTGCTGAAAACAAGAAAATAACCGTAGCAGCATCTCCAGCACCGCATGGAGAAGTATTAGAACACGCGAAAGAAGAAATGAAGAAAAAAGGTTACGACTTAGAAATTAAAGTAGTGAATGATTATAAAGTACCGAATAAATTGTTGGATAAAGGAGATATAGATGCGAACTTATTCCAACATGTCCCTTATTTAAACGCGGAGAAAAAGTCCCACGGTTATAAGATTGAAGAAGTCGGTAAAGTATTTACAACGCCGATGGGTGTCTATAGTAAGAAGTATAAAAATATTAAAGACATCCCAGACGGCTCAACGATTTATGTTTCTAATAACCCGGCTGAAGAAGGACGTTTCTTATCTTTCTTTGTTAATGAAGGGTTAGTGAAACTTAAGAAAGGTGTCAAAATAGAAGATGCCAAATTTGACGATATTGTAGAAAACAAAAAACATTTGAAATTCAACAATCAACAAGGTGCAGAATTTTTACCTAAAACGTATAAAAGCGGAGAAGGGGCAGCTGTAATTATGAACTCTAACTATGCAATGGATAACGGTTTAAAACCTTCTAAAGATGCGATTGTCATGGAAGATAAATCATCTCCATTTGCTAATATCCTTGCGGTAAAAGAAGGGCATAAGAACGATAAGAAATTTCAAGAACTCATCAAAGTCTTGCAATCTAAAGATATGAAAAACTTTATTGAGAAGAAATATGGTAAAGACGTTGTACCATATGAAGCAAAATAA
- a CDS encoding TetR/AcrR family transcriptional regulator, which yields MDRRVRRTTKSISSAFIQLLKTYSIEEITIQQIADEADINRATFYKYYTDKYHLLTALEDNEIQNIKKHINYNALSTFRERNEKSLNDLFNGVPQNIVEIILKNIELYEVLFNMKRRSAIEDKLSDTIAQNLTTILNNEKNINTIPYRYFHCFIAGAIISTIKFWVLDPDRISKEALINSLYLLMYKGPLGQLLDEVSSGNLK from the coding sequence ATGGATCGCAGAGTCAGACGTACCACAAAATCAATCAGCAGTGCATTTATTCAATTGCTTAAAACTTATTCGATAGAGGAAATAACTATTCAACAGATAGCTGACGAAGCAGATATCAATAGAGCGACATTTTATAAGTATTATACAGATAAGTACCATTTATTAACTGCATTAGAAGACAATGAAATTCAAAACATCAAAAAACATATAAATTATAATGCGCTATCTACATTTAGAGAAAGAAATGAAAAAAGTTTGAATGACTTATTTAATGGTGTCCCTCAAAATATAGTTGAAATTATACTTAAGAATATTGAGTTATATGAAGTTTTATTTAATATGAAAAGAAGGAGTGCTATCGAAGATAAATTGTCTGACACTATAGCACAAAATTTAACTACTATATTGAACAATGAAAAAAACATCAATACTATTCCCTATAGATATTTTCATTGTTTTATAGCAGGTGCTATTATTTCTACTATTAAATTTTGGGTGCTTGATCCTGACAGAATATCTAAAGAAGCGCTTATTAATAGTTTATATTTATTAATGTACAAAGGACCTTTAGGACAGTTATTAGATGAAGTGTCTTCTGGAAACTTAAAGTAA
- a CDS encoding YhgE/Pip domain-containing protein: MKKKLLWLIPIAATLILIILATAFYPAYNPKPKNVPIAVLNKDSGFEVQGKSMNIGESFIDKLKESKNETIDWKQVDNTKELNKGLEDNKYVGAIVFDKDFSKNALSNAQNKIMLEKQKEIKEKVNSGELSPEQIKIMQSKVGKSAQKVPEPKEAQIGIIINQGSNAQVSNIAQQALTKITDQLNNQISKQNVELLAKNNIDLPSKQFDHFVNPVKVDTTTLNKIKDNQANGNAAAVMFSPIWLTSLIIAILSFFTFKNREKLAPSKDKLWFVCKLILSITTAAFVGSFIYIYYMSGVLNFDFNQPVITATYIAIAILGFSALIFGFMVWTGIAIVPVFILLLFFTIQSVMLPNAMVPEFYQHLVLPWNPFYYYIKTLKGLLYDNTSLVMNGTVWMFIIFMTFGIISLITRLYTKKYKKYSLGN; this comes from the coding sequence ATGAAGAAAAAATTACTATGGCTTATCCCTATTGCAGCAACACTTATCCTTATAATCTTAGCAACAGCCTTTTATCCTGCTTATAATCCGAAACCTAAAAATGTTCCTATCGCAGTATTAAATAAAGACAGTGGTTTTGAAGTTCAAGGTAAATCTATGAATATAGGAGAAAGTTTTATTGATAAACTAAAAGAAAGTAAAAATGAAACTATAGATTGGAAGCAAGTAGATAATACAAAAGAACTCAATAAAGGATTAGAAGATAATAAATATGTAGGAGCTATTGTGTTTGATAAAGATTTTTCAAAAAATGCTCTAAGCAATGCACAAAATAAGATTATGTTAGAAAAACAAAAAGAAATAAAAGAAAAGGTTAATTCAGGCGAGTTATCACCTGAACAAATTAAAATCATGCAATCAAAAGTAGGTAAAAGCGCACAAAAAGTACCAGAACCGAAAGAAGCACAAATAGGAATTATCATTAACCAAGGGAGCAATGCACAAGTATCGAATATCGCCCAACAAGCTTTAACTAAAATTACAGACCAATTAAACAATCAAATCAGCAAACAAAATGTTGAGTTATTAGCTAAAAATAATATCGATCTCCCAAGCAAGCAATTTGATCACTTCGTCAATCCTGTAAAAGTGGATACTACTACTTTGAATAAAATTAAAGACAACCAAGCTAATGGCAATGCAGCTGCTGTTATGTTTTCACCTATTTGGCTAACGTCTCTTATTATAGCTATTTTATCTTTCTTTACATTTAAAAATAGAGAGAAATTAGCTCCAAGTAAAGACAAATTGTGGTTTGTATGCAAACTCATTTTATCCATTACTACCGCCGCTTTTGTCGGTTCATTCATCTACATTTATTATATGAGCGGTGTTTTAAATTTTGATTTTAATCAACCTGTAATTACAGCAACTTATATTGCAATTGCTATTTTAGGTTTTTCTGCTCTGATATTTGGATTTATGGTATGGACAGGTATAGCAATAGTCCCTGTATTTATACTCTTATTATTCTTTACGATACAATCTGTGATGTTGCCTAATGCAATGGTACCAGAATTTTATCAGCATCTTGTTCTTCCCTGGAACCCTTTCTATTACTATATTAAGACATTAAAAGGATTATTATATGATAATACAAGTTTAGTAATGAATGGAACAGTATGGATGTTTATTATATTTATGACATTCGGAATAATATCTCTTATCACACGTCTTTATACTAAGAAATACAAAAAGTACTCACTAGGCAACTAA
- the norA gene encoding multidrug efflux MFS transporter NorA produces MSKQLITLYFNIFLVFLGIGLVVPVLPVYLKDLGLNGSDLGILVAAFALAQMVISPFGGNLADKLGKKLIICIGLVLFSVSEFIFAMSSNYTLLIISRIIGGFSAGMVMPGVTGMIADISPAKDKAKNFGYMSAIINSGFILGPGLGGFMAEFSHRLPFYFAGSLGIAAFICSLFFIQGAKRETTDGFHTVIEPQELAKINIKVFITPIIITFVLAFGLAAFETLFSLYTADKVHYSPKDISIAITGGGIAGAVFQIFLFDKFMKYFEELTFIQIALFYSAVVLFCLIIAHGYWTIMLISFIVFIGFDMIRPAITNYFSNIAGDRQGLAGGLNSTFTSMGNFIGPLVAGGLFDVNIEYPLYMSIIVMLLGIVIIFLEKLLRKRKQTKAS; encoded by the coding sequence ATGAGTAAGCAATTAATCACATTATATTTTAATATATTTCTTGTTTTCTTAGGTATCGGATTAGTTGTACCAGTATTACCTGTATATTTGAAAGATCTTGGTTTAAATGGAAGTGATTTAGGAATTCTTGTTGCGGCCTTTGCATTGGCTCAGATGGTTATTTCACCATTCGGCGGCAACTTAGCAGATAAATTAGGGAAGAAATTAATTATTTGTATCGGCTTAGTTCTTTTTTCTGTTTCAGAATTTATCTTTGCTATGAGCAGTAATTATACCTTATTGATTATTTCCAGAATAATCGGCGGTTTCAGTGCAGGTATGGTAATGCCGGGGGTAACCGGAATGATAGCAGACATCTCTCCTGCTAAAGATAAAGCGAAGAACTTCGGTTATATGTCAGCTATAATCAACTCTGGTTTTATTTTAGGACCAGGGCTAGGCGGATTTATGGCAGAATTCTCCCATCGTCTGCCGTTCTATTTTGCCGGATCGCTAGGCATTGCAGCATTTATTTGTTCCTTATTCTTTATTCAAGGAGCAAAACGCGAAACGACAGATGGTTTCCATACTGTAATTGAGCCGCAAGAGTTGGCTAAAATTAATATTAAAGTGTTTATTACACCGATAATTATTACCTTCGTCTTGGCTTTCGGACTGGCCGCATTCGAAACGTTATTCTCTTTATATACTGCAGACAAGGTCCATTATTCGCCTAAAGATATTTCCATTGCCATTACAGGCGGTGGTATAGCCGGAGCGGTTTTCCAAATCTTCCTATTTGATAAATTTATGAAATACTTTGAAGAATTGACTTTCATTCAAATTGCTTTATTTTATTCAGCAGTAGTCTTATTCTGCTTGATTATTGCACATGGTTACTGGACTATCATGCTTATCAGTTTTATCGTCTTTATAGGTTTCGATATGATTCGTCCAGCAATCACCAATTATTTTTCAAATATTGCGGGCGACCGACAAGGGCTCGCAGGCGGCCTGAACTCTACCTTTACCAGTATGGGCAACTTTATCGGTCCTTTAGTAGCAGGTGGATTATTTGATGTGAATATTGAATATCCTTTATACATGTCGATTATAGTCATGCTATTAGGTATTGTAATTATCTTCTTAGAAAAATTACTGCGAAAAAGAAAACAAACGAAAGCAAGTTAA
- a CDS encoding DUF1361 domain-containing protein, whose protein sequence is MQSRYVARILFVLLMLLTLPLNHFYNFMALNLFLAYIPFELVLLLKLFIPKRKFEWPLFIIFALIFILILPNTFYMVTDLIHLNQFGFDIYHGARPTEWMYFTFLVSGVLFALYLYALINMKLLHLTDTPVFNYLIVTFLIITNSLGIFMGRFLRLHTVYLINQPLAILRDVMTLLDARGVFFIILMAILQVLFLILVKGVRMVK, encoded by the coding sequence ATGCAATCACGTTATGTTGCTAGGATATTATTTGTGCTATTAATGTTATTAACATTGCCTTTAAATCACTTTTATAATTTTATGGCACTCAATCTCTTTTTAGCATATATTCCATTTGAATTGGTATTATTACTTAAACTCTTTATACCGAAGCGAAAGTTCGAGTGGCCATTATTTATTATCTTCGCACTTATATTTATCTTGATTCTTCCTAATACTTTCTATATGGTGACTGATTTAATTCACTTAAATCAATTTGGTTTTGATATTTATCATGGTGCGCGTCCCACAGAATGGATGTATTTTACGTTCTTAGTTTCAGGAGTACTCTTTGCTCTTTATTTATATGCATTGATCAACATGAAACTATTACATTTGACAGACACACCTGTATTCAATTACTTAATTGTCACTTTCTTAATCATCACCAACAGCTTAGGTATATTTATGGGCAGATTCTTACGCTTACATACTGTTTATTTAATCAACCAGCCCTTGGCGATTTTGCGTGATGTCATGACTTTGCTGGATGCCAGAGGCGTCTTCTTCATCATCTTAATGGCAATCTTGCAAGTCCTATTCTTGATTTTAGTTAAAGGAGTGCGAATGGTAAAATGA
- a CDS encoding SLC13 family permease — protein sequence MASKEATSQKEKKNKKVKPLWIIISFVVLIAIMLIPTGGSIPVMAKVSLAILAFAVIMWVTEAVSYPVSSTMIVSLMILLLGFSPVQNLAEKLGNPKANGAVLHGSDLFGTTNALKLAFSGFATPAVALVAAALFLAAAMQVTNLHKRLALLVLSIVGNKTNRIVIGAILVSIVLAFFVPSATARAGAVVPILLGMIAAFKASKESKLAGLLIITAVQAVSIWNVGIKTAAAQNIVAINFINQSFGHDISWGQWFLYAAPWSVLMSIALYFIMMKVMPPEHKEIEGGKELIRAELDKLGPITAREWRLIAISVLLLIFWSTEKVLHPIDSSSITLVAMAVMLTPKIGVMTWKEVENKIPWGTIIVFGIGISLGNVLLNTGGAQWLSDKTFGLMGLQHMPLIATIALITLFNILIHLGFASATSLSSALIPVFISLTATLHLGDQSIGFVLIQQFVISFGFLLPVSAPQNMLAYGTGTFTVKDFLKAGVPLTIVAYILIIIFSMTYWKWLGLI from the coding sequence ATGGCAAGTAAGGAAGCTACGTCTCAAAAAGAGAAGAAAAATAAGAAAGTGAAACCGCTATGGATTATTATCAGCTTTGTCGTGTTAATCGCAATTATGCTGATTCCGACGGGCGGCAGTATTCCAGTGATGGCTAAAGTATCGCTGGCAATTCTCGCTTTTGCAGTCATTATGTGGGTGACTGAAGCGGTCTCTTATCCAGTATCATCAACTATGATTGTATCGTTGATGATACTCTTGCTCGGGTTCAGTCCAGTACAGAACTTAGCGGAGAAATTAGGCAATCCGAAAGCGAATGGAGCTGTCTTACATGGCAGTGACCTATTCGGTACTACGAATGCATTGAAATTAGCATTCAGCGGATTTGCAACACCAGCAGTTGCCTTGGTTGCAGCAGCGTTATTCTTAGCAGCTGCCATGCAAGTCACTAATTTGCACAAACGTCTTGCATTATTGGTTTTATCTATTGTGGGAAATAAAACCAATCGTATTGTTATCGGAGCAATTTTAGTCTCCATTGTATTAGCCTTCTTTGTACCTTCTGCTACAGCACGTGCCGGGGCAGTAGTACCAATATTATTAGGAATGATTGCAGCATTTAAAGCATCGAAGGAAAGTAAATTGGCCGGATTATTAATCATCACAGCGGTACAAGCTGTTTCCATCTGGAACGTCGGTATCAAAACTGCCGCAGCTCAAAATATCGTAGCCATCAACTTCATCAACCAAAGTTTCGGGCACGATATTTCATGGGGGCAATGGTTCTTATACGCTGCACCATGGTCAGTACTGATGTCAATTGCCCTTTACTTCATTATGATGAAAGTAATGCCGCCAGAACACAAAGAAATAGAGGGTGGAAAGGAATTAATCCGTGCCGAACTTGATAAACTCGGGCCGATCACAGCACGAGAATGGCGTCTCATCGCTATTTCAGTACTCTTGCTTATCTTCTGGTCAACGGAAAAAGTATTACATCCGATCGACTCATCATCTATTACACTTGTAGCCATGGCCGTTATGCTGACACCGAAAATCGGCGTAATGACATGGAAAGAAGTAGAAAATAAAATACCATGGGGCACTATTATCGTCTTCGGAATCGGTATTTCACTCGGCAACGTCTTGCTTAATACTGGAGGCGCACAATGGCTGAGCGATAAAACATTCGGCTTAATGGGCTTGCAACATATGCCCCTTATCGCAACCATCGCACTCATCACACTCTTCAATATCCTGATTCACTTAGGATTCGCAAGTGCAACCAGCCTATCATCAGCCTTAATACCCGTCTTTATCTCCTTGACAGCAACATTGCATCTAGGCGATCAAAGCATCGGCTTCGTATTGATTCAACAATTTGTCATCAGTTTCGGCTTCCTGCTACCTGTAAGCGCACCGCAGAATATGCTTGCATACGGTACAGGCACATTTACAGTAAAGGATTTCTTGAAAGCCGGCGTACCGCTGACAATTGTTGCCTATATCCTTATCATTATCTTCAGCATGACTTACTGGAAATGGCTTGGATTGATTTAA
- the mdh gene encoding malate dehydrogenase translates to MTKNKIAIIGAGHTGSTLAFIIAERALADVVLLEIPDNEKPARGKALDIKESGPILGFNGSVVGTSNYEDIQGADIVVITAGAARKPGMSRDDLIQINENVMAQVTEGIKKYAPESKIIVLTNPVDAMTYAVYKLSGFPKERVLGQSGILDTARYRTFVSEALDVAQTDVTGLVLGGHGDTMVPILSTTLVGGVPLKALLPQDKIDAIVERTRKGGAEIVGLLGNGSAYYAPAAAIYEMAAAILRDEKRLVPAITYLDGEYGFKDICLGVPTILGANGVEKVVELDLTEDEQHQLQHSAEAVEEVKSALKKK, encoded by the coding sequence ATGACGAAGAATAAAATTGCGATTATTGGTGCAGGACACACGGGTTCGACGTTAGCGTTTATTATTGCAGAACGTGCTTTAGCAGATGTGGTATTGCTCGAAATTCCGGATAATGAAAAGCCGGCGCGTGGAAAGGCATTGGATATTAAAGAGAGTGGTCCGATCTTAGGATTCAATGGAAGTGTAGTGGGAACTTCAAATTATGAGGATATCCAAGGTGCGGACATTGTAGTGATTACGGCAGGTGCAGCACGTAAACCTGGGATGAGCCGTGATGACTTGATTCAAATCAATGAAAATGTAATGGCGCAAGTGACAGAAGGGATTAAGAAATATGCACCGGAAAGTAAAATTATCGTGCTGACTAACCCGGTGGATGCTATGACTTACGCGGTGTACAAGTTGTCAGGCTTCCCGAAAGAACGCGTCTTAGGACAATCAGGCATCTTAGATACTGCGCGCTATCGTACCTTTGTATCAGAAGCTTTGGATGTAGCGCAAACAGACGTGACAGGATTAGTTCTCGGCGGTCACGGAGACACAATGGTGCCGATACTCAGTACCACATTAGTCGGCGGTGTTCCGCTTAAAGCATTGCTGCCACAAGACAAAATTGACGCCATCGTAGAACGTACACGTAAAGGCGGAGCAGAAATTGTCGGCTTGCTAGGCAACGGTTCCGCTTACTATGCACCCGCAGCTGCGATATATGAAATGGCCGCTGCTATCTTGCGCGATGAGAAACGTCTCGTACCCGCAATCACATACTTGGATGGTGAATACGGATTCAAAGATATCTGTCTAGGCGTACCTACTATCCTGGGCGCAAACGGCGTTGAGAAAGTCGTCGAACTCGACTTAACTGAAGATGAACAACATCAATTACAACACTCAGCTGAAGCAGTTGAAGAAGTGAAATCTGCTTTGAAAAAGAAATAA